One region of Gloeocapsopsis sp. IPPAS B-1203 genomic DNA includes:
- a CDS encoding tetratricopeptide repeat protein yields MFRLRKILLTTCLLLGVATALGEIPTTYAQSPQVATITADEYYRQGVFKDQLEGDKQGAIEYYTQAIKLNPNHADAYNDRGLARLAIGDPQGAIADYTQAIKINPRHAEIYNNRGIAKFAAEDPQGAIADYTQAIKINPLLEDPYLNLAQLYRQRGLSLESSGDARGAITEYTQAIQVLNQMPSSERSRLRGNRQGSVYNLAMTHYHRGLTRYNSGDKIGAINDLQKAAELFHTQEDRSNYQLAVSKIREIQR; encoded by the coding sequence ATGTTTCGCCTTCGTAAAATCTTACTAACTACGTGCCTGCTTTTAGGAGTTGCAACTGCATTAGGTGAAATCCCAACAACCTATGCACAATCGCCACAAGTTGCAACAATAACTGCGGATGAATACTACCGTCAAGGAGTTTTCAAAGATCAACTCGAAGGCGACAAACAAGGCGCAATTGAATATTATACGCAAGCCATTAAGCTAAACCCAAATCACGCCGATGCTTACAACGATCGCGGTTTAGCCCGCTTAGCAATAGGAGATCCTCAAGGTGCGATCGCCGATTACACCCAAGCCATCAAAATCAATCCCCGTCACGCAGAAATCTACAACAATCGCGGTATTGCAAAATTTGCTGCAGAAGATCCTCAAGGTGCGATCGCCGACTATACCCAAGCTATTAAAATCAATCCTCTACTTGAAGATCCCTATCTCAACCTAGCGCAGCTTTATCGTCAACGCGGCTTAAGCCTTGAAAGTAGTGGAGATGCAAGGGGCGCAATCACAGAGTATACTCAAGCAATTCAAGTTCTCAATCAAATGCCGTCCTCCGAACGTTCTCGACTACGAGGCAATCGTCAAGGTTCAGTATACAATCTTGCCATGACTCACTATCATCGCGGTCTGACTCGCTACAACAGCGGAGATAAAATAGGCGCAATCAACGATTTGCAAAAAGCTGCGGAATTGTTTCACACTCAAGAAGACAGAAGCAATTACCAATTAGCTGTAAGTAAAATTAGAGAAATACAGCGCTAG
- a CDS encoding PP2C family serine/threonine-protein phosphatase: MSWKAISRSAIGTSHLKQHLPCQDYGSYQIFNKVIVGAVADGAGSAKYADIGAKLAVETVIEHFAKFEAYLRKRKHFWQKNIPPITEKYATKIFTKAVKKVAAVLKEQAITKGYSVNDLACTLLIVIATPTWIAAMQIGDGFIAVRFPDQLQVLFPPDKGEYINETTFVTSAKALKAMRVCVCEGKQEFICVATDGLEQVAIRMSDGTPFSPFFQPLEQYLQETPNPEMEDEYLSSFLNSDRLNARTNDDKTLLLCLYDNSNSH; encoded by the coding sequence ATGAGTTGGAAAGCAATATCTCGTTCGGCAATTGGAACGAGTCATCTCAAGCAACATTTGCCGTGTCAAGATTACGGTAGCTATCAAATTTTCAACAAAGTCATTGTTGGTGCGGTTGCTGATGGGGCGGGGAGTGCTAAATATGCAGATATTGGTGCAAAGTTAGCAGTTGAAACAGTAATAGAACATTTTGCCAAGTTTGAAGCCTATCTGCGCAAACGGAAACACTTCTGGCAAAAAAATATTCCGCCAATAACTGAAAAATACGCCACCAAGATCTTCACTAAAGCTGTGAAAAAGGTTGCGGCGGTATTGAAAGAACAAGCCATCACTAAAGGCTACTCCGTAAATGATTTGGCGTGTACTTTACTGATAGTCATTGCTACCCCGACTTGGATTGCAGCAATGCAAATTGGCGATGGATTTATTGCAGTGCGTTTCCCCGATCAACTGCAAGTGCTATTTCCACCCGATAAAGGCGAGTACATCAACGAAACAACATTTGTCACTTCAGCCAAGGCTTTAAAAGCAATGCGAGTATGCGTTTGCGAAGGAAAGCAGGAGTTTATTTGTGTTGCAACTGATGGGTTAGAACAAGTGGCAATTCGCATGAGTGATGGAACACCATTTAGTCCGTTTTTTCAACCTTTAGAACAGTATTTGCAAGAAACCCCTAATCCTGAAATGGAAGACGAATATTTAAGTAGTTTTCTCAATTCAGATCGCCTCAACGCCCGCACTAACGACGATAAAACCTTGCTGTTGTGTTTATATGACAACTCTAATTCGCACTAG
- a CDS encoding VWA domain-containing protein, translating to MPIGLPEFVDNPEPRCPVILLCDTSGSMAGQPITALNAGIAAFRDDLFRDDTASLRVEVALVTFGPVRLVRDFVTIDNFTSPLLQADGVTPMGEAIEFALDLLEQRKETYKTNGIQYYRPWVLLITDGAPTDNWFQAAQRVRQGEMQRRLSFFAIGVEGADMNTLQQIAPPERPPVRLNGLDFKSMFLWLSTSMKRVSCSQVGGSMVSLPPVGWGQITT from the coding sequence ATGCCAATAGGATTACCAGAATTTGTGGATAATCCCGAACCGCGCTGTCCAGTAATCTTATTATGTGATACATCAGGCTCAATGGCAGGTCAACCGATTACTGCTTTAAATGCAGGAATTGCTGCTTTTCGAGACGACCTATTTAGAGATGATACAGCGTCTTTACGAGTCGAAGTAGCCCTTGTTACCTTTGGTCCTGTACGCTTAGTCCGAGATTTTGTAACAATTGATAACTTTACGTCGCCATTGTTGCAAGCAGATGGCGTAACTCCTATGGGAGAAGCGATTGAATTCGCCTTAGATTTATTAGAACAACGTAAAGAAACATACAAAACTAACGGTATTCAATATTATCGCCCTTGGGTGTTGTTAATCACCGATGGCGCACCTACTGATAATTGGTTTCAGGCTGCGCAACGCGTAAGACAAGGCGAGATGCAGCGGCGGCTGTCCTTTTTTGCGATCGGTGTTGAAGGTGCAGATATGAATACACTACAACAAATTGCACCACCAGAACGCCCACCAGTACGACTCAATGGCTTAGATTTTAAGTCGATGTTCTTATGGCTTTCGACTTCAATGAAGCGCGTTTCGTGTAGCCAAGTCGGAGGATCAATGGTTTCCCTACCACCAGTTGGCTGGGGACAAATTACAACATAA
- a CDS encoding DUF433 domain-containing protein: protein MSQLSVIKEHIEITPGICGGKPRITGDRIKVQDIAIWHERMGMSPDEIVFQYPSITLSDVYAALAYYHDHLEEIRHQIQEDEAFVRELQAKNPSLVQQKLKHIHGRKD from the coding sequence ATGTCTCAGTTATCAGTAATTAAAGAGCATATTGAAATCACTCCTGGTATTTGTGGTGGTAAGCCTCGAATCACTGGAGATCGAATCAAAGTACAAGATATTGCTATTTGGCATGAACGAATGGGAATGTCGCCAGATGAAATTGTGTTTCAATATCCCAGCATTACTTTATCAGATGTTTATGCTGCTTTAGCCTACTATCACGACCATCTTGAAGAAATCAGGCATCAGATTCAAGAAGACGAAGCTTTTGTTAGAGAGTTGCAAGCTAAAAATCCTTCTCTAGTGCAACAAAAGCTCAAACATATACATGGTAGAAAAGATTAA
- a CDS encoding caspase family protein: MSPVSVGTSRSAHLESGKAKLWVLLVGINEYSDSDIPTLRYSAVDCQGLAEALTVATQRFPHKEIIVHHDFAALTPELSAVQSSLKYIISAARAQDTVLFYFSGHGFLEPDQQAVLCLADTQKDDLLNTGWAMSELLRMLGECAATQQLVWLDACHSGGMTLIGARGENTTTALQNPTSQLVELLRQRATQSKGFYALLSCDQGQQSWEFPELGHGVFTYFLIRGLRGEAADAQGVIEVDGLYKYVYHRTLQYVDKTNQQLRLINQQKRSRGEVNLHSEYPIQTPKRIIEGIGELVLGLSLASIGATHPRQALVINGLASYQATVELSKVLRQAGKFELEYLPRPGKELSQVRETIQEYLRSPIQSSSPNITTAFLYLRGRIEETTEGDSWLVLADGVRLARSWLRQELRRSNIAQQIIVLDCPGANSLEDWVEDLQLGPQHGQCLIAAASPLDVPEQFTQALLQTLTTADPQTGLPVAAWIAQLQVELAGTGVPLHVWLSGVQGVIEVLPNRVIVSRGGDSEDFDLGLCPYMGLKAFNEADAPYFYGREALTQKLINELSQRAFLAVVGASGSGKSSVVQAGLMAQLRQGKQLPGSESWWIGSLRPGAKPMTALVQRLVDAGTEKEKAYQALQLEGLLHLGVEGFVRWLRTRPEPMVVLVVDQFEELFTLTASSDRQQFLDLLIGAVNYAADRFKLVITLRADFISSCLEVPLLAPVLQQSSVLVPPCLTGDDYRQVIVQPAQQVGLHVEPELVEVLLQDLPHSAGDLPLLEFVLEQLWLHRQGGVLTLQSYQQQIGGLKGVLEKKAQAVYDSLEPEAQACAQWIFLTLTQLGDGTEDTRRRVSKSEMTVAKYPAPLVERTLQALTTAKLIVVNCDEHPVGQSRGTLSPEVSLATLKQEVTIEIAHEVLIRHWSTLRWWLQENRTRLQVQRQIEQAASLWKQNQQHSDFLLHGVRLAEAEEIYVKYADELSPETQQFITACLEARQQQHLQTKRKLKQAQLTAGVMSILGFTACGLAGIAYLQRQNIQIESLNSLSTALLSANQQLEALTVSVKAAQQVQQTLAVPYELRIKTASTLQQVLSTMQERNRFVGHAYSVNAIAFSPNGKIIASASDDSTIKLWNHDGTLVRSPLALRSAQSLSAHTNPINSISFNPNGQTFVSASDDATIKLWNINGTLIKTLQGHDVKVTSVSFSPDGKLIASASDDRTIKLWNQDGILVRSLSAHTDPINSISFSPDGQTLASVSDDGIKLWNIDGTLIKTLQGHNSGITSVSFSPTGMLATASRDNTIKLWSREGNLLKTLKGHSAPVNSVSFSPDGKLLASASDDFTVKLWNHAGELETFKGHSAPVNYVSFSPNGMLVSAGVDNTLRLWNIEQKPIIAQECPQTISVSFSTNVQDIALVCRDNTVTLWNLNSNTAKTLKEDNDVFHQVSFSPDGSIAAAENSVELKAKSIDAHHTIKLWNRDGLVLKSFEGHNNWLNSVSFSPDGNLLVSASDDKTVKLWSRNGQLIRSLQGHQDAVNNVTFSPDSKIVASASKDATVKLWSVDGKLIRTLQGHNDAVSDVSFSPHGLLASASVDNTVKLWSVDGKLISTLQGHSAWINDVSFSPDGKLVASASDDSTIKLWNIHGQLLGTFQGKAPSLGVIFTTNGKNLIGVSSDNVVHQWNLDLNNLVEQGCNWLSDYLTTNSDISASDRHLCKTTN, from the coding sequence ATGTCTCCAGTTAGTGTGGGTACGAGTCGCTCAGCACACCTAGAAAGCGGCAAAGCAAAGCTCTGGGTTCTCTTAGTCGGTATCAACGAATATAGCGATTCTGATATACCCACGCTGCGTTATTCAGCCGTAGATTGTCAAGGTCTAGCCGAGGCGCTAACAGTTGCGACACAACGATTTCCTCATAAAGAAATCATTGTTCATCACGATTTTGCGGCTTTAACTCCAGAATTATCTGCAGTGCAAAGTAGTTTGAAATATATTATTTCTGCTGCCCGCGCACAAGATACCGTACTGTTTTACTTTTCAGGACATGGTTTTCTAGAACCAGATCAGCAGGCAGTTTTATGTTTAGCAGATACCCAAAAAGATGATTTACTCAACACAGGTTGGGCAATGTCAGAACTGTTGCGAATGCTAGGAGAATGTGCAGCAACACAACAACTTGTATGGCTCGATGCGTGTCACAGTGGCGGGATGACATTAATCGGAGCAAGAGGAGAAAATACTACTACTGCATTGCAAAATCCGACTTCCCAACTTGTCGAATTATTACGACAACGCGCAACACAAAGTAAAGGATTTTATGCGTTACTCTCGTGCGATCAAGGACAACAATCTTGGGAATTTCCTGAATTAGGACACGGAGTATTTACTTATTTTCTCATTCGCGGGTTACGCGGAGAAGCCGCCGATGCTCAAGGCGTGATTGAAGTTGATGGGTTGTATAAATACGTCTATCACCGCACATTGCAGTATGTCGATAAAACCAACCAACAACTACGGTTAATTAATCAGCAAAAGCGCAGCCGAGGCGAAGTTAATCTTCATTCAGAATATCCGATCCAAACACCAAAGCGAATTATTGAAGGAATTGGAGAACTTGTTTTAGGACTAAGTTTAGCAAGTATCGGTGCAACGCATCCGCGACAGGCGTTAGTGATCAACGGATTAGCAAGCTATCAAGCCACTGTAGAACTAAGTAAAGTATTGCGCCAAGCCGGAAAATTTGAGCTAGAGTATTTGCCACGCCCAGGAAAAGAATTGTCACAGGTACGCGAGACGATTCAAGAATATTTGCGATCGCCCATACAATCTTCATCCCCCAACATCACCACCGCATTTTTATACTTACGCGGTCGCATTGAGGAAACCACCGAAGGAGATTCTTGGCTTGTATTAGCTGATGGCGTGCGACTTGCGCGTTCTTGGTTACGTCAAGAACTACGGCGATCAAATATTGCTCAACAAATCATTGTGTTAGATTGTCCAGGAGCCAATTCACTCGAAGATTGGGTAGAAGATTTACAACTAGGTCCCCAACACGGACAATGTTTAATCGCAGCGGCTTCTCCTCTCGATGTACCGGAACAATTTACTCAAGCACTTCTACAAACTCTAACTACCGCTGATCCTCAAACGGGATTACCCGTTGCTGCTTGGATTGCTCAACTTCAAGTAGAACTTGCAGGAACAGGCGTTCCACTTCATGTCTGGCTATCAGGCGTACAAGGCGTCATCGAAGTTTTACCCAACAGAGTCATTGTTTCTCGTGGTGGAGACAGCGAAGATTTTGATTTAGGACTTTGCCCGTACATGGGATTAAAAGCCTTTAACGAAGCCGACGCCCCATATTTTTACGGACGCGAAGCCCTTACGCAAAAACTGATTAATGAACTAAGTCAACGTGCTTTCTTAGCTGTCGTTGGGGCTTCAGGTAGTGGCAAATCTTCGGTTGTGCAAGCTGGTTTGATGGCACAGCTGCGACAGGGTAAACAATTACCAGGAAGCGAATCTTGGTGGATAGGAAGTCTTCGCCCTGGGGCAAAACCAATGACAGCATTAGTACAGCGCCTTGTAGATGCAGGAACAGAAAAAGAAAAAGCTTACCAAGCACTGCAACTTGAGGGATTATTGCACTTGGGAGTTGAAGGATTTGTGCGCTGGTTACGAACTCGTCCAGAACCAATGGTCGTTCTTGTGGTAGACCAATTTGAAGAACTATTTACACTTACTGCAAGTAGCGATCGCCAACAATTTTTAGATCTTCTCATCGGTGCTGTCAATTACGCTGCAGATCGATTCAAACTTGTCATTACGCTACGCGCTGATTTTATAAGTTCGTGTTTAGAAGTACCTTTACTTGCACCCGTGTTGCAACAATCTAGTGTGTTAGTTCCACCGTGCTTAACTGGCGATGATTATCGTCAGGTGATCGTACAGCCAGCCCAGCAAGTAGGATTGCACGTCGAACCCGAATTAGTCGAAGTTCTGCTGCAAGATTTACCACACTCCGCAGGAGATTTACCGCTACTCGAATTTGTTTTAGAGCAATTGTGGTTACATCGCCAAGGTGGGGTATTAACACTACAGTCTTATCAACAGCAGATTGGCGGACTCAAAGGCGTTTTAGAAAAAAAAGCCCAAGCTGTTTACGACAGCCTCGAACCCGAAGCCCAAGCTTGCGCCCAGTGGATTTTTCTCACGTTGACGCAATTAGGAGACGGTACCGAAGATACTCGACGGCGCGTCAGCAAGTCAGAAATGACCGTAGCAAAATATCCCGCACCTCTTGTAGAAAGAACGCTGCAAGCATTAACTACAGCTAAACTAATCGTTGTTAACTGCGATGAACATCCTGTAGGGCAAAGTCGAGGTACATTATCGCCTGAAGTATCCTTAGCAACACTCAAGCAAGAAGTCACAATTGAAATCGCACACGAAGTCCTAATTCGCCATTGGTCAACTTTACGCTGGTGGCTGCAAGAAAACCGCACTCGGTTACAAGTTCAACGACAAATCGAACAAGCAGCATCACTATGGAAACAAAATCAACAGCATTCTGATTTTCTCTTGCATGGCGTGCGACTCGCAGAAGCTGAAGAAATCTACGTCAAGTACGCAGATGAATTATCACCAGAAACGCAACAGTTTATCACTGCGTGTTTAGAAGCCAGACAACAACAACACCTCCAAACTAAGCGCAAACTTAAACAAGCCCAACTTACCGCAGGAGTCATGAGTATTCTTGGATTTACAGCTTGCGGTTTAGCAGGAATTGCGTATTTACAACGTCAAAACATCCAAATTGAGAGTTTAAACTCTTTGTCTACTGCTCTATTGAGTGCTAATCAGCAATTAGAAGCTTTAACCGTCAGTGTGAAGGCAGCGCAGCAAGTACAGCAAACATTGGCAGTACCGTACGAACTACGAATTAAAACTGCTAGTACATTACAGCAGGTACTATCCACAATGCAAGAACGCAACCGCTTTGTCGGACACGCTTACAGTGTGAATGCGATCGCTTTCAGTCCCAATGGTAAGATTATTGCCTCAGCCAGCGACGATTCAACCATTAAACTATGGAATCATGATGGAACATTAGTGCGATCGCCTTTGGCGCTGCGCTCCGCGCAATCGCTTAGCGCACATACCAATCCAATCAATAGTATTAGTTTTAATCCCAATGGTCAAACCTTCGTTTCGGCAAGTGATGATGCGACTATTAAGCTTTGGAATATAAATGGAACTTTAATCAAAACGCTGCAAGGACATGATGTAAAAGTCACTAGTGTTAGTTTCAGTCCTGATGGTAAGCTGATTGCTTCAGCCAGCGACGATCGAACAATTAAACTATGGAATCAAGATGGAATACTAGTGCGATCGCTGAGCGCACACACCGATCCGATCAACAGCATTAGTTTCAGCCCTGATGGTCAAACCTTAGCTTCAGTGAGTGACGATGGTATCAAACTTTGGAACATAGATGGAACTTTAATCAAAACGCTACAAGGACATAACAGCGGAATTACCAGCGTCAGTTTTAGTCCAACAGGAATGCTTGCTACCGCCAGCCGTGACAATACAATTAAACTCTGGAGTCGTGAAGGCAATTTACTCAAAACTCTCAAAGGACACAGCGCCCCAGTCAATTCTGTCAGCTTTAGCCCTGATGGTAAGCTATTAGCGTCTGCAAGCGACGATTTCACCGTGAAGTTGTGGAACCACGCTGGAGAACTGGAAACTTTCAAAGGACACAGCGCCCCAGTGAATTACGTCAGTTTCAGCCCTAACGGGATGCTAGTTTCCGCAGGAGTAGATAACACGTTGCGGCTTTGGAATATAGAACAAAAACCCATCATCGCCCAAGAATGTCCTCAAACAATTAGTGTCAGCTTCAGTACAAATGTGCAAGATATCGCTTTAGTTTGCCGTGACAACACCGTGACACTTTGGAACCTCAATAGCAATACTGCAAAAACTCTCAAAGAAGATAACGATGTTTTTCATCAAGTCAGTTTTAGTCCTGATGGTAGCATCGCCGCTGCTGAAAACTCTGTTGAACTGAAAGCTAAAAGTATCGATGCGCATCACACTATCAAACTTTGGAATCGCGATGGCTTAGTACTGAAGTCCTTTGAGGGACATAATAATTGGCTGAATAGTGTCAGCTTTAGCCCCGATGGTAACTTACTTGTTTCGGCAAGTGATGACAAGACGGTGAAATTATGGAGTCGTAATGGTCAACTCATTAGATCGCTACAAGGACATCAAGATGCTGTGAATAATGTCACATTCAGCCCCGACAGCAAAATTGTTGCTTCTGCTAGTAAAGATGCTACAGTGAAACTCTGGAGCGTTGACGGTAAATTAATCAGAACACTGCAAGGACATAATGATGCTGTCAGTGACGTTAGTTTCAGCCCTCATGGACTTCTCGCCTCTGCAAGTGTCGATAATACAGTCAAACTGTGGAGTGTTGATGGTAAATTAATTAGTACGCTGCAAGGACATAGTGCTTGGATTAATGATGTCAGTTTTAGCCCCGATGGTAAGCTTGTTGCTTCTGCGAGTGATGACTCAACAATTAAACTTTGGAATATTCACGGTCAACTTTTAGGAACTTTTCAAGGGAAAGCACCAAGTTTGGGTGTAATATTTACTACCAATGGTAAAAATTTGATTGGTGTTAGTAGTGATAACGTTGTTCATCAGTGGAATCTTGATTTAAATAATCTAGTAGAGCAAGGCTGCAATTGGTTAAGTGATTATTTAACAACAAATTCCGACATAAGTGCGAGCGATCGCCACCTTTGCAAAACCACAAATTAA
- a CDS encoding IMS domain-containing protein, with protein sequence MTTLIRTSNHQPVYLVKQIASSGEGEVWQTNLNGYLAKIYHNPTPERIKKLEVMIANPPDDPMRRFNHTAIAWAKDLLVDQHNATVGFLMPAIQNSQELPSVYHPKLRKRRAPGFNWYYLHIAALNTAWIVQAIHAKGYVLGDIKPQNILVSDRALVAVIDTDSFQVRDVRSGEVYRCTVGSEGFTPVELLGQDFSTTDQTEVHDRFRLAVLIHYLLFGCHPFSGEWQGVGDPPEQNELIRRGFWAYSQNSLIRPSQNTIPLDVVHPEIKRCFLQCFNDGHTAPHLRPTAEDWHNALIVAIQDLAACNTLDSHHYSHSYGKCYWCERKATLGVDIFPGNPGTASVPMVLGIPRVSIASQNTTTLPSAPIQTVVTSTPSISQSFSSSLSATTLPQQLTHNTNTKVSLPEWQKAVLTGSVIGTFLFVGLLLTRQQPQYLQASPPQSVAPQVTSPPPETSSSVEPSTIRSDEALTTLRNTTPISVEREVSHQNQVSYSPPPSSISQQEAVALINRWQEYKRQLFAPPYERYLGDEILTGKAYHDNISRADGKESSSEWLENNGSYYTYGIQSIDSVENFAASGNQATIDLIVTEQRTLYGSSGRVDRNGSGFDTRLVRYNLQSINGQWKITDYHTVKTISKR encoded by the coding sequence ATGACAACTCTAATTCGCACTAGCAATCATCAACCTGTTTATTTAGTCAAACAAATTGCCAGCAGCGGTGAAGGAGAAGTTTGGCAAACTAATCTCAATGGTTATCTTGCCAAGATTTACCACAATCCTACACCAGAGCGGATCAAAAAGCTGGAAGTCATGATCGCAAATCCGCCAGATGATCCGATGCGGCGGTTTAATCATACTGCGATCGCCTGGGCTAAAGATTTGCTTGTGGATCAACACAATGCTACTGTCGGCTTTTTAATGCCAGCGATTCAAAATAGCCAAGAACTTCCTAGCGTTTATCATCCTAAACTACGTAAACGCAGGGCACCTGGTTTCAATTGGTATTATCTGCATATCGCCGCACTCAATACAGCTTGGATTGTTCAGGCAATTCACGCTAAAGGTTATGTTTTAGGTGATATCAAACCACAGAATATATTAGTTAGCGATCGCGCTTTAGTTGCGGTTATCGATACTGATTCGTTTCAAGTACGCGACGTGCGATCGGGTGAAGTCTATCGCTGTACCGTTGGTTCCGAAGGTTTTACCCCTGTTGAACTTTTAGGGCAAGATTTTTCAACTACCGATCAAACCGAAGTTCACGATCGTTTTCGCTTAGCAGTCTTAATTCATTATCTCTTATTTGGCTGTCATCCTTTTTCCGGTGAGTGGCAAGGAGTTGGCGATCCACCCGAACAAAACGAACTCATTCGGCGTGGATTCTGGGCTTACAGTCAAAATAGTCTCATTCGCCCTAGTCAAAACACAATTCCCCTTGATGTGGTTCATCCAGAAATCAAACGCTGTTTTCTGCAATGCTTTAATGATGGGCACACCGCACCGCACCTACGCCCCACTGCTGAAGATTGGCACAATGCGCTTATAGTTGCAATTCAAGATTTAGCCGCCTGCAACACACTTGATAGTCATCATTACAGTCACAGTTATGGAAAGTGCTACTGGTGCGAGAGAAAAGCAACACTTGGCGTCGATATTTTTCCTGGTAATCCTGGTACGGCTTCAGTACCTATGGTTTTAGGCATTCCTCGTGTATCTATAGCTAGTCAGAACACCACAACACTGCCATCAGCACCAATACAAACTGTTGTAACTTCAACACCATCAATTTCTCAGTCTTTCAGTAGCTCTCTATCTGCAACTACTTTACCTCAGCAGCTGACTCACAATACAAATACAAAAGTTAGTCTACCAGAATGGCAAAAAGCAGTTCTTACTGGCAGTGTAATTGGAACATTCTTATTTGTTGGTTTGCTCTTAACAAGACAACAACCACAATATCTTCAAGCATCGCCACCACAATCAGTAGCACCACAAGTTACTTCGCCACCCCCAGAAACTTCATCTTCAGTTGAACCCAGCACTATTAGATCAGATGAAGCATTAACAACGCTAAGAAATACAACTCCCATATCAGTTGAGCGAGAAGTTTCTCATCAAAATCAAGTTTCTTATTCTCCACCACCATCATCAATTTCTCAACAAGAAGCAGTAGCACTAATTAATAGGTGGCAAGAATACAAACGTCAATTATTTGCTCCACCTTACGAGCGATATTTAGGTGATGAAATACTTACAGGTAAGGCTTATCACGACAATATTAGTAGAGCAGATGGTAAGGAAAGTTCCTCAGAATGGTTAGAAAATAATGGTTCTTATTATACATATGGTATACAAAGCATTGATTCTGTTGAAAACTTTGCTGCAAGTGGTAATCAAGCAACTATTGACTTAATAGTCACTGAACAACGTACTCTATATGGCAGTAGTGGCAGAGTAGATCGTAACGGTAGTGGTTTTGACACAAGATTGGTTCGATACAACCTCCAATCGATCAATGGGCAGTGGAAAATTACAGATTATCACACAGTTAAAACTATCTCAAAAAGATAA
- a CDS encoding serine hydrolase, translating to MNKQSEIRKRDLNKASFLIYQIRFLIITTSVASIFFILGVMLIQLKDKYLLGNSNSVPQKNDVIFPLPHITSPASPTPSIVIPVTQPSPYLPDFARQGNHLNQENFYKFYPSSLQSNQELQEVVDRVVSFIRSKNLSTENLSISLIKVNSGEIAEYQAEKLRYPASVVKLFWLVAIYSYFEASILQDLEQFHPDLYKMLKKSDNEAASRLLDSITNTKSGTKLNSQEYQNWLNQRYAVNRFFQKAGYENINISQKTFPIPSEDMYEPKGKDLEMRGDPKKPNRNKISTQQAARLMYEIFTEKAISPEYSRELQKWLTWNLNSSEWRNIDPNTSFNPIRGFFGESLPTDTYFASKAGWTSSTRQEVAYISDGKTAYILAIFAEDRAFAQNWKIFPQMSRLVYEHMIRDK from the coding sequence GTGAATAAACAATCAGAAATAAGAAAAAGGGATTTAAATAAAGCTTCCTTTCTAATCTATCAAATTCGCTTTTTAATAATTACTACATCTGTAGCCAGCATATTTTTTATTTTAGGAGTGATGTTAATACAACTCAAGGATAAATACTTATTAGGAAATTCTAACAGTGTACCTCAAAAAAATGATGTAATTTTTCCCTTGCCTCACATAACCTCACCTGCATCACCTACACCAAGTATTGTTATTCCTGTAACTCAACCTTCTCCTTATTTGCCTGATTTTGCAAGACAAGGCAACCACTTAAATCAGGAAAACTTCTATAAGTTTTATCCTTCAAGCTTGCAAAGCAACCAAGAATTGCAAGAGGTTGTAGACAGAGTTGTTAGTTTTATTAGAAGCAAGAACTTATCAACAGAAAACTTATCAATTAGTCTCATTAAAGTTAACTCAGGGGAAATAGCGGAGTATCAAGCAGAAAAATTGAGATATCCAGCTAGTGTTGTCAAATTATTTTGGTTGGTAGCTATCTATAGCTATTTTGAAGCAAGCATTCTACAAGATTTAGAGCAATTTCATCCTGATTTATACAAAATGCTTAAAAAATCTGACAACGAAGCTGCCAGTCGTTTACTAGATTCAATCACTAACACTAAATCTGGAACTAAATTAAATTCGCAAGAATATCAAAATTGGTTGAATCAACGATATGCTGTCAACAGATTTTTTCAAAAAGCAGGGTATGAAAACATCAATATTAGTCAAAAAACTTTTCCTATTCCCTCTGAAGATATGTATGAGCCTAAAGGAAAAGATTTAGAGATGAGAGGCGATCCCAAAAAGCCAAATCGTAACAAAATCTCAACTCAACAAGCTGCTAGATTGATGTATGAAATCTTTACTGAAAAAGCTATTTCTCCTGAATATAGTCGCGAACTACAAAAGTGGCTGACTTGGAATTTAAACTCAAGTGAGTGGAGAAATATAGATCCCAATACAAGTTTTAACCCAATTAGGGGCTTTTTTGGTGAATCCTTACCAACTGATACTTATTTTGCTTCCAAAGCAGGTTGGACTTCTAGTACCAGACAAGAAGTAGCATATATAAGTGATGGGAAAACTGCTTACATTTTAGCAATCTTTGCCGAAGACCGCGCTTTTGCCCAAAATTGGAAAATTTTTCCTCAGATGTCTCGCCTAGTATATGAACATATGATACGTGATAAATAG